A stretch of the Macaca mulatta isolate MMU2019108-1 chromosome 14, T2T-MMU8v2.0, whole genome shotgun sequence genome encodes the following:
- the LOC100427694 gene encoding LOW QUALITY PROTEIN: olfactory receptor 5P3 (The sequence of the model RefSeq protein was modified relative to this genomic sequence to represent the inferred CDS: substituted 1 base at 1 genomic stop codon), with protein sequence MGTGNNTAMVEFTLLGLSEHTALCAILFLVFLRIYVVTLMGNISIIMLIRRSHHLHTPMYLFLCHLAFVDIGYVSSVTPIMLMSFLRKETSLPVAGCVAQLCSVLTFGTAECFLLAVMAYDRYVAICSPLLYSTRMSPRGCIILVGMSYLGGCMNAWTFIGCLXRLSFCGPNKVNHFFCDYSPLLKLACSHDFTVEIIPAISSGSIVVATVCVIAISYIYILITILKMRSTEGRHKAFSTCTSHLTAVTLFYGTITFIYVMPKSSYSTDQNKVVSVFYTVVIPILNPLICSLRNKEIKGALKRELRIKIFP encoded by the coding sequence ATGGGCACTGGAAACAACACCGCTATGGTAGAGTTTACTCTTTTGGGGTTATCTGAGCATACCGCACTATGTGCtattttatttcttgtgtttCTGAGAATTTATGTTGTCACCTTAATGGGTAATATCAGCATAATCATGTTGATCAGAAGAAGTCATCATCTTCATACACCCATGTACCTTTTCCTCTGCCATTTGGCCTTTGTAGACATTGGGTACGTCTCATCAGTCACACCTATCATGCTCATGAGCTTCCTAAGGAAAGAAACCTCTCTCCCTGTTGCTGGTTGTGTGGCCCAGCTCTGTTCTGTACTGACGTTTGGTACAGCTGAATGCTTCCTGCTGGCTGTCATGGCCTATGATCGCTATGTGGCCATCTGCTCGCCCCTGCTCTACTCTACCCGCATGTCCCCCAGAGGCTGCATCATCTTAGTGGGCATGTCCTACCTGGGTGGATGTATGAATGCTTGGACATTCATTGGCTGCTTATAAAGACTGTCTTTCTGTGGGCCAAATAAAGTCAATCACTTTTTCTGTGACTATTCACCACTTTTGAAGCTTGCTTGTTCCCATGATTTTACTGTTGAAATAATTCCAGCTATCTCTTCTGGATCTATCGTTGTGGCCACTGTGTGTGTCATAGCCATCTCCTACATCTATATCCTCATCACCATCCTGAAGATGCGCTCCACCGAGGGCCGCCACAAGGCCTTCTCCACCTGCACCTCCCACCTCACTGCAGTCACTCTGTTCTATGGGACCATTACCTTCATTTATGTGATGCCCAAGTCCAGCTACTCAACTGACCAGAACAAGGTGGTGTCTGTGTTCTACACGGTAGTGATTCCCATATTGAACCCCCTGATCTGCAGCCTCAGGAACAAGGAGATTAAGGGGGCTCTGAAGAGGGAgcttagaataaaaatatttccttga